From Lolium perenne isolate Kyuss_39 chromosome 5, Kyuss_2.0, whole genome shotgun sequence, a single genomic window includes:
- the LOC127300013 gene encoding glutathione transferase GST 23 yields the protein MYAQSWSSDRALDQLAQHHLDLPAMDHQQEEKVQLLGMWASPYVYKVKWALSIKGVEYEYVEEDLRNKSSQLLEHNPVHKKVPVLVYNGKPVAESDVIIEFIEDAWKGHGGRILPEDPHERAMARFWVRFVPDKLSPRIWKWFTTAGGEEQDAAREASVEQLQVLEEKLTLGGNEFFGGDSVGLVDLSLGALAYVIPMYEEIIGERLVTEDMFPSLYAWMGRFLAAPPVKDHLPPMEELKLRFRAMREYFVKNSA from the exons ATGTATGCACAAAGCTGGTCGTCAGACAGAGCACTCGATCAGCTAGCTCAACACCACCTCGACCTGCCCGCCATGGATCATCAACAAGAGGAGAAGGTGCAGCTGTTGGGCATGTGGGCAAGCCCCTACGTGTACAAGGTAAAGTGGGCGCTGAGCATCAAGGGCGTGGAGTACGAGTACGTGGAGGAGGACCTGAGGAACAAGAGCAGCCAGCTCCTGGAGCACAACCCCGTCCACAAGAAGGTCCCCGTGCTCGTCTACAACGGCAAGCCGGTGGCGGAATCCGATGTCATCATCGAATTCATCGAGGACGCCTGGAAGGGTCATGGCGGCCGCATCCTCCCCGAGGACCCCCACGAGCGCGCCATGGCCCGGTTCTGGGTGAGGTTCGTGCCAGACAAG CTCTCGCCGCGGATCTGGAAGTGGTTCACGACggcgggaggagaggagcaggacGCCGCCCGCGAGGCTTCCGTGGAGCAGCTGCAGGTCCTGGAGGAGAAGCTCACACTCGGCGGGAACGAGTTCTTCGGCGGGGACAGCGTCGGCCTCGTCGACCTGTCGCTCGGCGCGTTGGCGTACGTGATCCCGATGTACGAGGAGATCATCGGCGAGAGGCTGGTCACCGAGGACATGTTCCCGTCCCTGTACGCGTGGATGGGCCggttcttggccgcgccgccggtgaagGATCACCTGCCGCCGATGGAGGAGCTGAAACTCAGATTCCGAGCCATGCGTGAATACTTTGTAAAGAACTCCGCCTAG